One genomic window of Arachis stenosperma cultivar V10309 chromosome 10, arast.V10309.gnm1.PFL2, whole genome shotgun sequence includes the following:
- the LOC130957282 gene encoding uncharacterized protein LOC130957282, with product MLEQRISTKGKRMLGVKAITIDEFLKENGIDVEIEGPSTELSEDGKESMALDKDYYQHVMEDIDDEEGEPKKKKTRGKTTCKEIYARTMEQQEEVTFDLGQPVGPTDQSVSNLTSFVGTIGRNKRFTKFLFPDSGEKWLMQAIRDAWKRFKGKIKQKHFVPYDIIEDMVKNRPPQGLGDTRSISQRNKQHKENVKFPHRMGPINFGRVRVAMEDFQHRQATGETEEEAFEAIFGKEQPGRVRLYGRSVTKTDLKKHAEINEIKNQHKEEVSSLKDKLGYMEAQQQKQEAKQQKQDEEIHGLRNIIKLLLQRSEPGMRPEELEALLQDAQQSPIDANSGHGSTHFSNLDVGHIRIVLKEMEERNTCIHLGNNED from the exons ATGTTAGAGCAAAGAATATCAACAAAGGGTAAGAGGATGCTAGGAGTAAAGGCTATAACAATTGACGAATTCTTAAAGGAAAATGGGATAGATGTGGAaattgaaggaccaagcactgAACTAAGTGAGGACGGGAAAGAAAGCATGGCACTTGATAAAGACTATTATCAACATGTGATGGAGGACATTGATGATGAAGAAG GAGagccaaagaagaagaaaacccGTGGAAAAACAACTTGCAAGGAGATTTATGCAAGGACTATGGAACAGCAGGAAGAAGTCACTTTTGATCTTGGACAGCCCGTAGGACCAACCGACCAAAGTGTTTCTAATTTAACTAGTTTTGTTGGCACTATTGGTAGAAATAAAAGATTT ACCAAGTTTCTCTTCCCAGACAGTGGAGAAAAGTGGCTAATGCAAGCGATTCGAGATGCTTGGAAGCGGTTCAAAGGAAAGATTAAGCAAAAGCACTTCGTTCCCTATGATATTATTGAAGATATGGTGAAGAATCGACCTCCACAA GGTTTAGGGGATACCCGG TCAATAAGTCAAAGAAACAAGCAACACAAGGAAAATGTGAAGTTTCCACATCGCATGGGGCCAATCAATTTCGGAAGAGTTCGAGTGGCTATG GAAGACTTCCAACATCGCCAAGCTACTGGTGAAACAGAAGAGGAAGCATTTGAGGCCATATTCGGGAAAGAACAACCAGGTCGGGTAAGGTTGTATGGAAGATCTGTGACAAAGACTGATTTAAAAAAACATGCTGAAATTAATGAAATCAAGAATCAGCACAAAGAGGAAGTGTCCAGTCTGAAGGATAAACTTGGATACATGGAGGCACAACAGCAAAAACAAGAGGCCAAACAGCAAAAACAAGACGAAGAGATTCATGGGTTGCGAAATATAATCAAGTTATTACTGCAGCGATCGGAACCTGGAATGAGGCCAGAAGAATTAGAAGCTTTATTACAAGACGCCCAACAGTCTCCTATTGATGCGAATAGCGGCCATGGATCAACACATTTTTCGAACTTAGATGTG GGACATATCAGGATTGTGTTaaaggaaatggaagaaagaaaCACCTGTATTCACCTG GGTAACAACGAAGATTAA
- the LOC130957283 gene encoding uncharacterized protein LOC130957283: MAVDDDTDDEEGARDDIKGLLSDAFGDVSHAEGVTVGQNEEAKKFYNLIDGVSQELYPGCKKFSTLSFTIRLYLLKCLHGWSNASFTSLLELLKEAMPNINIPSSFHKTKKELKDEKQCRVCGTSRYTENSSDNSENQPDKKGCTIPAKTLRYFPIIPRLRRLFMCSKTTASLRWHDDERVKDGTLKHPADRLAWKNLDKIDEEFTKESRNIRLGLSSDGFNPIRSMNISRSTWPVMLMVYNLPPWMCMKPEYCMFSLLIPVPQSPGKDIDVYLQPLIEDLKLLWEKGVETHDASKNETFQMRAALLWTINDFPACAMLSGWSTKGKLACPCCNKNTSSLQLKHSRKTVYMDHRVFLPMDHPWRTNTMSFNGKQELRPHPPVIEGPKIFEMLQNAENVFGKKQSTSNSFPWNWKKRSIFFELPYWHKNPLYHNLDVIHIEKNILDSVIGTLLDIPGKTKDHLNARYDLKNLGIWKNLQPKEVNNGKRIKLAKAYFSMTAVEKSVFVFIRLDEIDLLELEIVETLCQLERIFPPSFFDIMVHLPIHLANKVRLGGPVQFCWMYPPKRYMCTLKSYVRNRSRPKGSIAEAYLAEECLTFYSRYLHEGVQTRLNKRTRNDDDPNEDEVVPSKLFSNKGH; encoded by the exons ATGGCGGTTGACGATGACACGGATGATGAAGAAGGTGCACGCGATGACATTAAAGGACTGCTTAGTGATGCATTTGGAGATGTATCTCATGCTGAGGGTGTTACTGTAGGTCAAAATGAAGAGGCTAAAAAGTTTTACAATTTAATAGATGGGGTAAGTCAAGAGTTATACCCGGGTTGCAAGAAATTTTCTACATTATCTTTTACCATCCGTCTGTACTTGTTAAAGTGTTTGCACGGTTGGAGTAATGCCTCCTTCACTTCACTTCTTGAGCTATTGAAAGAGGCAATGCCTAACATTAACATACCTTCATCTTTCCATAAGACAAA AAAAGAACTAAAGGATGAAAAACAATGTCGTGTGTGTGGAACTTCTCGATATACTGAAAATTCCAGTGATAATAGTGAGAACCAACCTGACAAGAAAGGTTGTACTATTCCTGCAAAGACTCTGAGATACTTTCCTATAATTCCAAGACTTCGGAGATTATTTATGTGCTCAAAGACGACAGCTAGTCTGAGGTGGCATGATGATGAGCGCGTAAAAGATGGGACGTTAAAGCATCCTGCTGATCGCTTGGCATGGAAGAATCTTGATAAAATCGATGAAGAATTTACAAAAGAATCTCGCAATATTAGACTAGGCTTGTCAAGTGATGGGTTCAACCCAATCCGTAGCATGAACATTTCAAGGAGCACATGGCCCGTGATGCTGATGGTCTACAACTTGCCTCCGTGGATGTGCATGAAACCCGAATATTGTATGTTTTCTTTGCTTATTCCTGTGCCACAATCACCTGGTAAAGACATTGATGTGTATCTACAACCATTGATAGAAGACTTAAAGTTGTTGTGGGAAAAAGGGGTCGAAACCCATGATGCGTCAAAGAATGAGACCTTTCAAATGCGGGCAGCTCTTTTGTGGACAATCAACGATTTTCCTGCTTGTGCTATGTTGTCTGGGTGGAGTACAAAGGGAAAGTTGGCTTGCCCTTGTTGCAACAAAAATACCAGTAGCTTACAACTAAAACACAGTCGGAAGACAGTTTATATGGACCATCGTGTCTTTTTACCCATGGATCATCCATGGAGAACCAATACAATGTCTTTTAATGGGAAGCAGGAATTAAGACCCCATCCACCTGTTATAGAAGGACCCAAAATTTTTGAGATGCTACAAAATGCTGAGAATGTCTTTGGAAAGAAGCAAAGTACATCAAATAGTTTCCCATGGAATTGGAAAAAAAGATCAATTTTCTTTGAATTGCCTTACTGGCATAAGAACCCACTATATCACAACTTAGATGTCATACACATAGAGAAGAATATACTTGACAGTGTAATTGGAACTCTCTTGGATATCCCAGGCAAGACAAAGGACCATTTGAATGCTCGATATGACTTAAAAAATTTGGGTATCTGGAAAAATCTTCAACCAAAGGAGGTGAATAATGGCAAGAGAATAAAGTTGGCAAAGGCATATTTTTCTATGACTGCTGTAGAGAAGTCAGTTTTTGTG TTCATCAGACTAGACGAGATAGATTTACTGGAGTTAGAGATTGTGGAAACATTATGCCAGCTTGAGAGGATCTTTCCCCCTAGTTTTTTCGACATAATGGTTCATCTTCCCATTCATTTAGCAAATAAGGTGAGATTGGGAGGTCCGGTGCAGTTTTGTTGGATGTATCCTCCGAAAAGGTACATGTGTACATTAAAGTCATATGTTCGCAACAGAAGTCGGCCCAAAGGTTCTATTGCAGAGGCATATCTGGCTGAGGAGTGCTTAACTTTCTACTCAAGATACTTGCATGAAGGTGTGCAAACAAGACTTAATAAGAGAACTCGGAATGATGATGATCCTAACGAAGACGAAGTTGTGCCATCAAAGTTGTTTTCTAACAAAGGTCActga